Genomic DNA from Schistocerca gregaria isolate iqSchGreg1 chromosome 4, iqSchGreg1.2, whole genome shotgun sequence:
AGAGCAGAGACTTGTTAGTGCCGTAATCAGTTGTGACTGGCGGTGAACACTTCGGTATGGTTTGTTAAACTGTCGACAGTCGGTCGCAACAAATTAGTTTATAGtaaatggtagagagatggtactGCTAGTCCTATACAATGACATTAGCTGTTCATCCATGTACAACAAGGGCTgctttcttggctagattgccagcaccTTACATTTCATTTACTCTAGTGTTCGCTATCCTTAACTATTATTATActgatgtacagtcatgctcataaattaaggataattgcagaaactggtgccacacaacgtggaactacacaaaactagcgctaatagcataagcacatacggaacatacacgacacagatatgaaagaccatggtattggtgataagttgataaAACCGACCCGAactacatgtgctacaaaacgccactgtttcctgcgcatgtaccccgacatcaatatgagatatgatcaccatgcacacgtatacaCGCCGCACATCGGGTTtgcatactgtggatcaggtggtcgagcaactgctggggtatagcctcccattcttgcaccagtgcctgtcggagctcctaaagtgtcgtagggatttgaagacgtgcagcgatacgtcgactgagagaatcccagacgtgctcgatggggtttagggctggagaacaggcaggtcactccattcgcctgatatcttctgtttcaaagtactcctccacgatggcatctcggtagggccgtgcgttatcatccaccaggaggaaggtgggacccactgcacccctgaaaaggcggacatactggtgcaaaatgacgtcccgttacagctgacctgttacagttcctctgtcaaagacatgcaggggtgtacgtgcaccagtcataatcccaccccacaccatcaaaccacgacctccatacaggtccctttcaaggacattaagaggttggtttCTGGTTCCTGgtacacgccagatgaaaacccggcgagaatcactgttcggactatacctggactcgtccgcgaacataacatgggaccactgttccaatgaccatgtactgtgttcttgacaccaggctttacgggctctcctgtgaccaggggtcagtggaatacaccttgcaggtctctggacgAATAAACAGTGTCTGTTCaggtgtctgtagactgtgtgtctggaggcaactgttccagtggctgctctaaggtcccgagcaaggcatccagcagtactccgtggccgtcttcggaaattgatggtgagatatcggttttcttgtggcgttgtacactgtggacgtccagtactaAAGCGCCTGGACACGTCACCtcactgctggaatcgttgccatacttgtgagatcacactttgtggcacacggagggcctgtgctacgacctgctgtgtttgatcagcctccagtcgctctagtattccgcccctcataacgtcaccaataagtgttctttgagcaattttcaacacccagtcaccattagcacgtctggaaagcCTGAACACctcctcgctgcaccgtactctgacgtgcaccaacacacctctgcttatgtggactgctgccgcGCCAGCGTGCGACGACTGCAAATcggatgcaccgcatggtcataccccaaggtgatttaaacccacaaaccgcccaccagagcgttgtttcaccatgtatcagcattattcttaatttatgagcgtcaGTGCATTTTGGCAATTTATGTCTCATTCATAATTATAGCTGACTTATTTACTTTTACATCTCATCTTTCTCCCCCTCCAGTTCCTGTTCAGTGTCACTGTTGTCGCTGTCATTGTGTGTGTCGCCGTTCACCCTCTTCATATTGTTGTTACGTTGTACACCTTCTTCATTTGTTCGTTCTGAAATACTGTCCTTAAATACATTTAATTGGGCTCGTTGTTATTGGTCTCTTGTTGCTGTGTATACATGCACTTCTGTTTCTCTTCAGTGTAAGTGTAGTGTACGTTTATTGTTAACTTATTGCCCGCAGAGGGAGATTATGTGTTCAGGGGAGCCTTGTTCCCTGCATGTGCATGTGGGTGTCTGTCTCGGAGTCACGCGATTTAAGTGCGTTGAtaaaaattggaagtttgtggtgAGGTctcatgggacgaaactgctgagatcatcggtccctaagccaacacactacttaatctaacttaaactaacttacgctaaggacaacacacacacccatacccgagagaggactcgaacctccaacggggcgaGCCGCACGGACGGTGACAAGGTGCCCcacaccgcacggctaccccgcgaggctgcATGGATAAGGTCCGTGTCCAGTTTAGAAATGTACCTACCGCTGCTGGAACTGGTATGTTTTATTCTCAGCCGCTCCATTATGTAAGGAAGGAAGTCGTACAGTCTACGTTCCTTATCACATCCCACTCACTTTTCCATGTACCTAAACGCCAACTTTCAAAGTGACGTCCCGTCTATATCGGTAGTTCATTTATTGTGTGTACTTTATATAGTCTCGggtaacggccttgtcgcagtggatacaccggttctcgtgagatcaccgaagttaagctctgtcgggtgtAGTCGGCACTTCCGGcacgaccatccaggccgccatgcgctgttgcccaggccgccatgcgctgttgccatttctcgggatgcagtcagcctcgtgatgccaattgaggagctacttgaccgaatagtagcggctccggtcaaagaaaaccagagtatagaccgggagagcggtgtgctgaccacacgcccctcctatccgcattgtcAATTGAGGGTGACAAgtaggtcggatggtcccgatgggccacttgtagactgtagacggagtgctttttttttatctagtctccccatcttTAACCAGTATGTGCAGTTACGCATCTGATCATGATATCTATCAGGCATATTCTAAGCACTACACGCGCTGCTTCCACTGAGTTGGTCCCGAAGGCTTCTGACAGCCGAAGGAGGACACTTCTCTGTCCTCGTCTGGCTGATGCTTTCTTAGTAACCAGGTTCAGTCTGTACAAGCACGTGCTAGTTACGAAGCTGAATACTGATTCGAAGAATGCGCAGTGATATCTCCGTAAGACTGCTAGAGGCAGTCTGGACAGTCATGAATTTAGCCTCACCACTGTATGTAGTAGTTTTTCTTACAAACATTTCTCTTGACGGAAGGTACACAACTGATATTCACTGTCTACGATAAAATCTGTGACAgttctaaaaattatttatttctgaaaaggaAATCACAGCCCGCTTTCAGGACATACGTCCCATCTTCAGCTGCGTCTgccaaattttaagtgaatagtaaTACCTATCCACATGGTTAAGATACACAAAGCTAAACAGAACCAacagaaattcttagaaaaataaaccCTATACGTAGGTTAAAATGTGAGTCCCCAAGTGATGCATAATTATTTTAACCTTATTCGTGCATCCTTTGTGGACTTAAATTGCAATGAATGTACAGAGGTTTCTTTCTCACAATTTCTGAAGGCTCCGTTTAGCTTTGATTATcttgaacttcctggcagactcaaactgtgtgccggaccaagactcgaactcgggacctttgcctctcgcgggaaagtgctctaccatctgagctaaccaagcacgactcacggcccctcctcacagctttacctccgccagtacctcgtctcctactttccaaacttcacagaagctctcctgcgaaccttgcagaattagcactcctggaagaacgaatatagtggagacatggcttagccacagcctgggggatgtttccaaaatgagagtaTCTTAACCACGTGGATAGGTATTATTACTCACTTAAAATTTTCCTGATGCGCCTGAAGATAAAACCCGTGTCCTGAAACCGGGTGCTGCTGTCCTTCTTAGAAATAAATGATTTTACCCAGATTTTATCATTGGCagtatttttttctgctttgtctgttgttagccttatttTTTCGTGGAAATCCAACATATTACCTTGTGTACCGCAAGACAGCGTGTTACCAAAGCTCGtgtccgcccctggcagctgagtggtgtgctctctgcaataaaaaaactgagtcaatgaatCAACGATCAacatgaacggatgtcttgtggcgTCCGCCCaggcaaacgcaacgaacaataccgaacaaaatgaaaaaaaaaagtggtcagcgcgacagactatcaatgctaagggcccgggttcgattcccggctgggtcggaaatttttctccgctcagggactgggtgttctgttgtcctaatcaccatcatttcatccccatcgacgcgcagatcgcctaagtggcgtcaaatcgaaacacttgcgcccgtcgtcacacgacattatttttttttttttatctaaactCGTTTGACGTTCTCGTCCCCTAGTTTAACTGAAGGGTTCATTTACAGTGATCCTTAGAGTAATGTGTATGTTGTTTCGTTTTCAGCTCTCCTGAATTAGTTGTTGTGACTCCATTGTGTAATAAATCCTTCTTACGAAATAGTAAGAAAAGACAGGAAATACGCTGGGTGAGAGTTACCTAGAGCGAATTTGACGCCGGTCCACGCCTGCTTTACGTAGCTGAGGAAGCGGCGGTAGAAGGGCCGGCGCACCTTCCTGGGAGGCGGATCCCCTTGCTCGCTGTCGGGCGGCGGAGACTGCGCGGGGGCGTGCgtggcgtgggcggcggcggctgcggcggcggcggctgcggtggGCGCGATGCGAGGggcagcgggggcggcgcgggggcaGGGCGCGGGATCCCGGCCGCCGAGGCGGGGGCTGCCGCGCACGTCTCGCCCCAGGCCTCCGCGCCGCCGCTGCACGCGCGCCTGAGTAGCCGACGCCGCCCCCGAGGGGCTGGCGCCGGGGCCCGGCTTGAGCGGCGTCGCCAGGAAGGCGCCGTCTTCGGGCGGCGGGGGCCCGCCGGGCAGGTCCGCGACGCGCTGGccgaagccgccgccgccgcccccgccgcccccggcggGCGGCCGCAGGCAGAGCTGCAGCTTGGCCGTGGCGCTGGGGGCGGAGGGCTGTCCGCTAGCCGGGGGCCGCCGCCAGCCGCCGTGGAGCCTCGCGGCCGCCGCCGCGCAcagcggctgcgggggcggcgccggcgccgggcgCTGCTCGCACTCGCTAGCCACGGTCCCAGCCTCCCACTGGCGGTGCGGCCTCCTAGTTCATCGGTCACTCCACGCGCCGAGTGCTCTACGGTGACCACTGCACCGTGGCGAGTCCGCTACTCCCCCCTTCATCGGTGTCCTCTCCTCAACACTGCATCTCTTCTTACTTACCTCACTGCTACGTTACCAACACTCATCGACGTCGGATCTTTTCTAACTCTACGATACACTACTGAGACAGTTACGATTTCTTCGTCGACTCTGAAAGTTCCATGTCGCTTCGCTGAATAGCTCTTCTGTACACCTGCTGCAGTCTAGAGTCCCAGGATGGCGGTGGAGGCGGCTGGAGCGGCGGAGGCAGCGGGGGTGGCAGAGCGGTGCTGTCACGGGCGGGGACGGTGGCGACGAAGTCGGCGGTGGTTTACCTGTGGCCACAAACGGCGGAGTTATGGGACGGTCACCTGCGGCGTTTGCAGCAGGCGGCTAAGGAATCTGTCATTCTCTACATTGCGTGAAGGAAGTGTCTTCTAATTGTATGAAGGAGCGCACAAAGAGTGCGACCAAATTGCAGATTAATAGGAGTGCTGCACAATTGCTGTATTTGCCACTAAATAAAAAGGCACCAACAGATAAATCAATGACTTTATTTCACGCGTTTCGGGTAGAACCCATCCTAAGATTGACGGGGACATCATGGTGATCAGATATATACGgcgtgagtcgcgtaagacgtaacatcccctttattccgggggcgattgcacgtatcggcatgcggttttcgatgaatcatagcggactatggcgcacatacgttggtacatgcacaataatcacaacgtttatattcacggagataatgaggcaagtacatgttttttttaaatgggaagctgtacttttttttaccatcattcgaacgctctggaaaagacgcgtatagtgatgcaacgcatgttgctattgagattaaaactttgcttaaaagaggccggatgaggatttacctacgaaGCGTAGGCCGCGCaagctgcatagagcacggcaactcggcctgcgggccgcgcgaggcgtgtttacagtctgcagccgcttacgaccgcctcgaccttcaatcgtgcAATATTTTCCAGCGTCTTTTAAgggaagtttgaatcacaatagcaacatgcgttacatcactatacgcgtctttttcagagcgttcgaatgatggtaaaaaaagtacagcgtcccatttaaaaaaacacgtACTTGCGTAATTATCTCGGTcgatataaacgttgtgattactgTGCATGTACCAAaatatgtgccccatagtcggctatgattcgccgaacaccgcttgtcgatacgtgcaatcgccaacggaataatgggggtgttacgtcttacgcgactcaccctgcagATAGCTTTGTTTGTTGCATGCTGTTCTTTATAAATCTGATGACCAAAATACTCATGACTATCTGAGGATGGGTTCTACCCGAAAGGCGTCAAATTAAAGTCATTCCTCTCTCAGTGGTGGCTTCTTATTTAATGAACAGGACAGCAGTTGTGCAGCATTCCTATAGAAGGAAGTGTTCCTGATTTCCACTACTTTCATCATCGCTCACACTCTTCCATCATTCACGAACTGAATCTCGATGAATTTCTACTTCTCTAAGCTTGTGGCAATTAGATCGTTGGCTGACTCGCGCACCAAATTTTTTGATGTAGGAGGCAGTCGTGATAAGGCCGCAGACGATATAGACTGCACATCGTTACACTGAATCTAACATTGCCAGCAGCTAACGGGGAGGCGTGGAAATCGTCTGCACGCGACTTACTGTAGAAACATTACTTTTTCTTAACTGCAGTACCTTTAGTAAAGGTTTTTTGAATGTGATGGCCAAGTGTTGAACAGAGTTTGAACACccggaaaaaaattgtgaaaggaaGCAAAATTTTTTGCCACAGGTAAggctgattgaaattttgtaaatttacgTACCTATTTTTCGAGACCAAGTCAGTGACTTCTAGGTTGAAGCTAAGGAGTTATATCATTACTAAGCAGATGCGAACTGTCTTCTCTTTTTAGGCTGTTTATTTATGTACAAATACTATGACTCGAATGATAACAAtcattatacactgatcagccagaacattatgaccccgATCTACCATCGATATACACTCGTCCAGGCAATAGCAttatcacctggcgaggaatgactgctagtcagacacactcacggtgcatgtagtatcagggagGGTGCTCCCCGTGTGTAGAATTGGGGAGGCGTGCgatgtgtgccggccggagtggccgtgcggttctgggcactacagtctggagccgagcgaccgctgcggtcgcaggttcgaatcctgcctcgggcatggatgtgtgtgatgtccttaggttagttaggtttatttagttctaagttctatgcaactgatgacctcagaagttctgtcgcatagtgctcagtgccatttcaaccatttttgcgaTGTGTCTGAGTTCGATCGAGGgcggattgtgatggcccggaggctcggcacggaaattttggaaactgcacgaattCTCGAATGTTCTAGGAGCACTTTGAtgggtgtcttcaacatgtggcaaacCCAAGGTGAAACGACACCGAGACATCATAGGTGTCGGACTTAATAGGCtacgcagactggtaaaacagcagGTGCCGAActctggcagaactaacatcagacttcaatgctgggcagagtacaagtgtgtctggacacacAGTGGCACTGCAGAAAATTGGCggtaatagcgtaggcacatagggaacacatacgacacagacctgtaagtccacggtgttggtgatgaggtgagaaaaccgtcccgaaacacatgtgctacaaaacgccactgtttcctgcccatgaactccgacatcagtatgggatatgatcaccaagcacacatacacacgccgcacaactggttggcatgGTCTGGATCAGGTGGTCTGGCAGCTGCTAAGGTatatcctcccattcttgcacgagTGCCCGTtggagcttctgaagtgtcctaggggtttgaagacgtgcagcgatacgtcgaccgagagcatcgcaaatgtgctcgatggggtttaggtctggagaacaggtaggccactccattcgccaaatatcttctgtttcagtgcACTCctgcacgatggcagctcggtggggcggcgcgttatcatacatcaggaggaaggtgggacacactgcacccctgaaaaggcagacatagtggtgcaaaatgacgtcccaatacacgtgacccgttacagttcctctgtcaaagacatgcaggggtttacgtgcaccagtcataatcccaccccacaccatcaaaccacgacctccatacaggtccctttcaaggacattaagaggttggtttCTGGTTCCTGGTTTATGCCAGAtgaaaaaccggcgagaatcactgttcggactatacttggaatcgtccgtgaacataacctgggaccactgttccaatgaccatgtgctgtgttcttgacaccaggctttaagggctctcctgtgagcaggggtcagtggaatacaccttgcaggtctctggacgAATAAACAGTGTGTGTTCaggtgtctgtagactgtgtgtctggagacaactgttccagtcgcTGCGGCAATGTCCAGAGCAAggccacctgcagtactccgttGCCGCCTGCgggaactgatggtgagatatcggtcttcttgtcgtgttgtacactgtggacgtcccgtactgtggttcttggacacgtttcctgtctgctggaatcgttgccataatctttagatcacactttgtggcacacggagggcccgtgttacgacctgctgtgtttgaccagctttcagtcgccctagaattctacccctcataacgtcatcaatacgtgttctttgagctattttcaacacacagtcaccattagcacgtctgcgcacttactcgctgcaccgtactccgacatgcaccaGCATCTCTGCGAATGTGCACTGCTGCCAGTTCCACCAAGCGACGACAgcgggtcaaatgcaccgcatggtcataccccgagatgatttaaacccgcaaagcgcccaccagagcgttgtttcaccatgtatcagcattatccttaatttatgagcatgagtgtacaactgaaatgggcacgtgatcatcggcagtggacgctggcgcagtggcagagcgttgcatcgtctgatgaatcccgataccttcttcatcacgtcgATGGAAGTGCGGGACAGGGACGGATTCTTGCatatgtactgcgggacggagacaagctggcagcggctccactAAGCTCTGGGAAAAGTTCATGTGGACAttcatgagtccagtggagctcgtgcagggTGCCATGATGGCCAACgagcatcgtacactggttgaaAACCATGTGCACCCTTTCATGACTTTCATTTTCCCCCGATGGCAGTGgtaattttcaacaagataatgcgccatgtcacaaggtcaggagtgtgattaaGTGGTTCGAAGATCACAGgggagagttccaattgatgtgcttgcTGGccgcccttcccccctccccccattcaaaTCGCCAGATTTGAATGCAGTCGATCACATCTGAGATATGACTGAAAGTAGCGTCAGAGCTCatgacccatcccggcatttacgaGAGTTAAGTGATTTCGTGCAGTTGTAGTGTCAACTTCCTCCAGgggcctaccaaggcctcattgcctccATGTTAAGGCGCGTCGATGCTGTTATCCCTTCCAAATGTAAACATGccggttattaggtaggtggtcataatgttctggctgatcagcgtatatcGGTCTCATAAAAGTAAACGCTGTAATTTATGCAATCTTTATCGCACGGTGTTTCTTCCTTCCTGTTCACGACACAATCCTCGTAACATTTTTTTACATAATCTCAGTCGTGCTCATAGTTTCCTGGCTGATGTCATATGAAGAAATGTTTAGTTCGATCGTTGGAAGAATTTTACGAAAAACGACCACACAGAGCCTTGGAGCAACATTTTTCACGTGGAAGTTTCGTTGCTTGAGGTTTTCGGTGTCTGAAGTAAATTAAAGCCATATGCTGTGCaatgtatttttcttttcattttcccaTGCGTTCAAACCGTAAAGATATAAATAAGTGTAGATCAGTAGTGCGGAGAAGTAAGTAAGAAGCGTGATGTGGATCGTAAAATGAAGTATAAGATGCATTTACTTGCACTTCTCTTAATATGAAATGTTAACTACTCTCAGATGTCCTTTGTTGAAGCTAAATTAAATATTTCACACTaacgtttgaggaatcagctgaaaACTAAACGCTTTCTCCCAAACTGACGGTTTAACCTCGAGTATTATGAAAGCACTGAACCAAGTGACGCACAAATGGGGGAATTCACCGAAGAAAAGGTAATTCTCAATGTTGTAAAACTTGCAGAAGAATACAATGTTTCAAAAGTTGCTTGTTACACTTTCACCTGGAGGAAACATCACAATGATATTCaaaattctgcagttatgagttAACTTGTAGTGCTACACATATAATGCTAATACAGCAGGTGCTATTATCAAAGCTTAGTTTCAGCTCTTAATGTCAAAGATCGTGGCAGCTCCACACTGCTCAGCGCGCAATATCACTGACTAAGCTCCATCCATCCGTCACGTTACTTTCAATTAGATGTTGGTTACAAACCATAACACGACAGAGATAAAAGTGTATGTGGCCTATATGCATCTATGGTATAGGCATTGAAGGCGTGAAGCGATCTTCGGCCGTTGTACTTCTAGTGGTCAGCGCTTTGCTTAGCGAGGCGTGGGAAGCAAGCGCGATGCAGCAgcgctctctctctcaagcagtttctgaaggtggcagccagTCGCAAGATCTGGAGATTCTCAGTATTGGAGACGATCAAATTTAAGTTGCAAAAACCGTCACTGTGTATTTATAACATGAAAGGGATTCTACATAATTTCCGAAGTATTTGTATTGGTGATATACAGGCTACCAGAAATGCACAGAAACCTCGCCTGCACGAATTATAGATAACTTGTACACGAAATTCTTCTCCTGTTTTTTTTCCTGGCGTTGTATAACGTCCAAGTTTTCTGTTTTGTGAGAACAACGTTCGGAAAACAATCGTGAGCGGAACAGACAACTGCATTTCAGTGTCTAACGCGACGCTATGCGGGAGACAATTTGGGTTGTGTTGGCAGTATGGGTCGGGTTACAGAAAAGTACCTGTAGCTCcgtaaatattgatttttatgaaaaaattgAACTTCACTTTTCGATTTCTTTCAGGATTATCTGCTTGTCTGATTTAAGGTACACATTTAAAAGTCATCCTGTATAATACCTTTACCAACTTACCGACTTTAACGGAGATACAGTGAGGTTGGGTACCTTCTCAGTTGTAAACAGAAATGAGAGTAACAGCAGGTGTGGCTCATGTAAGTGCAATAAGACCGTTAATGTTCTCAATATACACAAACTCTTCATCAGATTGCAGTAGATTTTCTtacagatgatgcttttccgaacacgaaagtagcgtcgctggatgattgTAAGGAAACGGGGAACGATTCGATTGTATTTCCACTTCATTTACTCAGTGACAGCTTTCTTTAAATGTGGATAGATGTACGATAATagccataaacataaaaaaaacgaAATAGACCAGCTTCAGAAATAGTCGTAAACCTCTGAAGCCTCTCACTTGACGATGATGGTTACATTGGTTATGTCCCCAGTAACAAAATCTTTTGTTGGACAATCTTATTGTTTTGTAgtaaatttttaatgtttcataGTTTATGTTTA
This window encodes:
- the LOC126267626 gene encoding uncharacterized protein LOC126267626, with the translated sequence MSVGNVAVRRPHRQWEAGTVASECEQRPAPAPPPQPLCAAAAARLHGGWRRPPASGQPSAPSATAKLQLCLRPPAGGGGGGGGGFGQRVADLPGGPPPPEDGAFLATPLKPGPGASPSGAASATQARVQRRRGGLGRDVRGSPRLGGRDPAPCPRAAPAAPRIAPTAAAAAAAAAAHATHAPAQSPPPDSEQGDPPPRKVRRPFYRRFLSYVKQAWTGVKFALDPELEDLETPPRYRPDSLEALCKATRFTEDELKRIYRGFKAECPTGVVREDTFKGIYSRFFPQGANAGHYAHYVFNTLDQDHSGLLSFEDFVVGLSILSRGTLDEKLRWTFSLYDINGDGCITRDEMTDIVTAIYELTGRLVEPSADDATVNDKVERIFQKMDANKDGVVTLEEFLDCCSRDEDISRSMAVFDSAF